One Sphingomonas sp. FARSPH DNA segment encodes these proteins:
- a CDS encoding LysR family transcriptional regulator, with protein MSRAVEGRLRTINLNMLPVLHAVLKHRNLTRAADELNLTQSAVSNILKRLRDHFGDELLVRDGRGFRLTDRAQRLLDPLDTALRTLGEVVARDPFEPGTASRHFRIATADHLAATMLPQIAVMLADEAPNVTVQMVTASGRSAERLLAEEIDLILSPVQIVRALMQTSQRLRAGLMTEDLLVEPFVCIARDDEGSSDTIDYADRPHATFALEVDFAASLEQTSLDERGEAQFNRVMSSNFTILPLIVATSNCVALVPRGVARLAARSLPLRILSPPIPVPDLEMVAIWSRRRTTDPALLWLRRLMRRAAEHTR; from the coding sequence GCCTGTGCTGCACGCCGTTTTGAAGCATCGCAATCTCACGCGCGCCGCCGACGAGCTCAATCTCACGCAATCCGCCGTCAGCAACATCCTGAAGCGACTCCGCGACCATTTTGGCGACGAATTGCTGGTGCGGGACGGCCGCGGTTTCCGGCTGACCGACCGCGCACAGCGGCTGCTCGATCCACTCGACACAGCCTTGCGCACCTTGGGCGAAGTGGTTGCGCGTGACCCGTTCGAGCCGGGGACCGCCTCGCGCCATTTCCGGATCGCCACGGCCGATCACCTCGCAGCCACCATGCTTCCACAGATCGCAGTGATGCTGGCGGACGAGGCGCCGAACGTCACGGTTCAGATGGTAACGGCGAGCGGTCGTTCCGCTGAACGGTTGTTGGCCGAGGAAATCGACCTGATCCTCTCACCGGTGCAGATCGTGCGAGCGCTGATGCAAACATCGCAGCGGCTGCGGGCGGGGCTCATGACCGAGGACCTGCTGGTCGAGCCCTTCGTGTGCATCGCACGCGACGACGAAGGATCAAGCGACACGATCGACTATGCCGACCGGCCGCATGCCACGTTCGCGCTCGAGGTCGACTTCGCCGCCAGCCTTGAACAGACGTCGCTCGACGAGCGGGGTGAGGCGCAGTTCAACAGAGTGATGAGCTCCAATTTCACGATCCTGCCGCTCATCGTGGCAACTTCGAACTGCGTAGCGCTCGTGCCGCGCGGCGTCGCCAGGCTGGCCGCCCGATCCCTGCCGCTTCGCATCCTTTCCCCGCCCATACCCGTGCCCGACCTCGAAATGGTCGCGATCTGGAGCCGACGCCGCACGACCGACCCAGCCTTGCTCTGGCTCCGCCGCCTGATGCGCCGCGCCGCGGAGCATACTCGCTAG